The genomic DNA AACTGACTCCGATAATCAAGGGGATTATGTTCAGAAACTGTCCCTTGTTTAAGTACACGGCTCATTGGTAAATTGTCAGTATTACAACAGTACTACCACATTTTTTAAAGCCAATATtcaatttatttacaaaaaaaagtactGACTAGCCTGTATTTTGTCCAAATAGTAGTCTGGTTAGCTTTAGCACATCCAGCTGACTCGCGAGCTAACGATAGTAGCAGGCTACGAGCTAGCAAACAAAGTTAGAAAACTTTCAAATCTTGTAGTCCTCAAAGTTCGAGACAGTCAATTAAATAATCGCTAGCTATGTTGCTAACTAGCAGtctttttttttagcaagtaAAGCTAGCTATGGCTTGTTTTACCGTTTAAATTCACTTTTGTAGCTTCAGTTTGTAAGGAAAGTTGATCTCAGGTTAGAAATGTTTAGTTTTCAGTCAAAATGATCATAAATgagatttttcataaaaactttCAGCTTTTGTCCCCCAAATTAGCTCGAGTAAATCCTTTGTTATTTAGCTGTTAAGCTAACGAAGagctaaaatgtgttttctttggtTATCACATCCACAAATTGATGGGGATCCAGCAGTTTGGCAAAGTGCGGACATTTTTCATTATTTCGAACGAGAGGgttttatttgatattttggcGAGCGTTGTTCGTGTTTGAGCACACTTTTTGGTATTTCCAACGTGCTTTGTCATTGTCAAACATTAGAAATGGATTTCACAATGGCGTTAAAAAGAACGTAAATAGAATTGTAGCGTAAAGCTAGCAAACAAAGTTAGATAACTTTAAAATCTTGTAGTCCTCAAAGTTCGAGACAGTAAGTTAAATAATCGCTAGCTATGTTGCTAACTAGCAGGCTAATTTTTTTTAGCAAGTAAAGCTAGCTATGTTGCTAACTAGCAggctaatttttttttagcaagtaaAGCTAGCGATGGCTTGTTTTACCGTTTAAATTCACTTTTGTAGCTTCAGTTTGTAAGGAAAGTTGATCTCAGGTTAGAAATGTTTAGTTTTCAGTCAAAATGATCATAAATgagatttttcataaaaactttCAGCTTTCGTCCCCCAAATTAGCTCGAGTAAATACTTTGTTATTTGGCTGTTGAGCTAACGAAGagctaaaatgtgttttctttggtTATCACATCCACAAATTGATGGGGATCACTCATTTACTTTTCCAGCAGTTTGGCAAAGTGCGGACATTTTTCATTATTTCGGACGAGAGGgttttatttgatattttggcGAGCGTTGTTCGTGTTTGAGCACACTTTTTGGTATTTCCAACGTGCTTTGTCATTGTCAAACATTAGAAATGGATTTCACGATGGCGTTAAAAAGAACGTAAATAGAATTGTAGCGTAAAGCTAGCAAACAAAGTTAGATAACTTTAAAATCTTGTAGTCCTCAAAGTTCGAGACAGCAAGTTAAATAATCGCTAGCTATGTTGCTAACTAGCAGGCTGATTTTTTTAGCAAGTAAAGCTAGCTATGTTGCTAACTAGCAGGCTAATTTTTTTTAGCAAGTAAAGCTAGCTATGTTGCTAACTAGcaggctatttttttttagcaagtaaAGCTAGCTATGGCTTGTTTTACCGTTTAAATTCACTTTTGTAGCTTCAGTTTGTAAGGAAAGTTGATCTCAGGTTAGAAATGTTTAGTTTTCAGTCAAAATGATCATAAATgagatttttcataaaaactttCAGCTTTTGTCCCCCAAATTAGCTCGAGTAAATCCTTTGTTATTTAGCTGTTAAGCTAACAAAGagctaaaatgtgttttctttggtTATCACATCCACAAATTGATGGGGATCACTCATTTACTTTTCCAGCAGTTTGGCAAAGTGCGGACATTTTTCATTATTTCGGACGAGAGGgttttatttgatattttggcGAGCGTTGTTCGTGTTTGAGCACACTTTTTGGTATTTCCAACGTGCTTTGTCATTGTCAAACATTAGAAATGGATTTCACGATGGCGTTAAAAAGAACGTAAATAGAATTGTAGCGTAAAGCTAGCAAACAAAGTTAGATAACTTTAAAATCTTGTAGTCCTCAAAGTTCGAGACAGTAAGTTAAATAATCGCTAGCTATGTTGCTAACTAGCAGGCTGATTTTTTTTAGCAAGTAAAGCtagctatgttgctaactaacaggctaatttttttttagcaagtaaAGCTAGCTATGTTGCTAACTAGCAggctaatttttttttagcaagtaaAGCTAGCTATGGCTTGTTTTACCGTTTAAATTCACTTTTGTAGCTTCAGTTTGTAAGGAAAGTTGATCTCAGGTTAGAAATGTTTAGTTTTCAGTCAAAATGATCATAAATgagatttttcataaaaactttCAGCTTTTGTCCCCCAAATTAGCTCGAGTAAATCCTTTGTTATTTGGCTGTTAAGCTAACGAAGagctaaaatgtgttttctttggtTATCACATCCACAAATTGATGGGGATCACTCATTTACTTTTCCAGCAGTTTGGCAAAGTGCGGACATTTTTCATTATTTCGGACGAGAGGgttttatttgatattttggcGAGCGTTGTTCGTGTTTGAGCACACTTTTTGGTATTTCCAACGTGCTTTGTCATTGTCAAACATTAGAAATGGATTTCACGATGGCGTTAAAAAGAACGTAAATGGAATTGTAGCGTAAATAAAGTGAGTCGGATTATGTTACGACTCATTTATTTGAGTCGCGCTGCTTACCGTAAACCAGAAGTTCTcaaaccgttttttttttactatggcaGTTTAACTTTGGAAGGTTTGCCGTGTCGTGGTGAATAAATTATCTTGTGCCGTGTGAGGTCCGTGAAACAATCTTTTACTTTGAAGTTCTGCAAATATTTTGTTAGTAGTTGTGTATTTTCCAACATACTCTTTGGCAATAATACCAGAATGGTGCTATAAGTTCACGATAACGCGTCCGTGTCAATAACATTCCGTTCTAATATTAAACGTCGTTTGGTCAGTAAACCGAAGACGTGGAAGTCTTGTTGTCTCGTGAAAGTTGAAGGAAAACTGAAAGGTTAGCGTGCAGCCGTGCTTTTTATTGATGTTGTTGCTGAAACACGAGCTCACCACAATTCTGGTATTAAAAATGTACCAAAAATGAAGCAAAATGTCAAATTGCTACATCTCACGTTGCTACATCTGCTATGGATACACCGGAAGACTTTTAAAGGGATTTGATTAGCTGACGACTGTGGAGTCAAATATTTGACACTTTCAAGACCAGAACCAGGACCTAGTGTAACACTAACCAGGAACCCAACCAAAATCCCAGTTACAATGCTGACCAAGGTCTTGACTCCTTAATACAAACCCCCCCAAGACAAAAACCAGAACCTAGTGTAAGACTAACCATAAACCCAACCAAAACCCCAATTAGAACCCTGAACGGGTCTTAACTACTTAATACAACTCCAACCAAGACCAGAACCAAAATCTAGTGTAACACTAACCATAAACCCAACCAAAACCCCAGTTAGAACTCTGACCAACATCTTGACTCCTTAATACAACCACAACCAGAACCTAATGTAACACTAACCATAAACCCAACCAAAACCACAGTTAGAACCCTGACCAAGGTCTTGACTCCTTATTACAACCCCAACCAAGACCAGAATTCAAACCTAGTGTAACACTATCCATAAACCCAACCATAACCCCAGTTTGAAACCTGACCAAAGTCTTGACTCCTTAATACAACCCCAACCAAGACCAGAACCTAGTGTAACACTAACCATAAACCCCAGTTAGAACCCTGACCAAGGTATTGACTTCTTAATACAACCACAACCAGAACCTAATGTAACACTAACCATAAACCCAACCAAAACCCCAGTTTGAAACCTGACCAAAGTCTTGACTCCTTCATACAACCCCAACCAAGACCAGAACCTAGTGTAACACTAACCATAAACCCAACCAAAACCCCAGTTAGAACCCCGACCAAGGTCTTGACTCCTTAATGCAACCCCGACTAAGACCATAACCAGAAGCTAGTGTAACATTAACCATAAACCCAACCGAAACCCCAGTTAGAACCCTGACCAAAGTCTTGACTCCTTCATACAACCCCAACCAAGACCAGAACCTAGTGTAACACTAACCATAAACCCAACCAAATCTTGATTCCTTAATGCAACCCCGACCTAGACCTTAACCAGAAGCTATTGCAACATTAACCATAAACCCAACCAAAACCCCAATTAGAACCCTGACCAAGGTCTACACTCCTTAATACAACCCCAACCAAGACCATAACCAGAACCTAGTGTAACACTTACCATAAACCCAACCAAAACCCCTAGTTTGAACCCTGACCAAGATCGTAACTCCTTAATGCAACCCCAACCAAGACCATAACCAGAACCTAGTGTAACATATTCATAAACCCAACCAAAACCCCAGTTAGAACCCTGACCAAGGTCTTGACTCCTTAATACAAGACCATAACCAGAACCTAGTGTGACACTAACCATAAACCCCACCAAAACCCCAGTTAGAAAGCTGACCAAGGTCTTGACTTCTTAATACAACCCCAACCAAGACCATAACCAGAACCTAGTGTAACACTTACCATAAACCCAACCAAAACCCCAGTTAGAACCCCGACCAAGGTCTACACTCCTTAATACAACCCCAACCAAGACCATAACCAGAACCTAGTGTAACACTTACCATAAACCCAACCAAAACCCCAGTTAGAACCCTGACCAAGGTCTTGACTCCTTAATACAAGACCATAACCAGAACCTAGTGTGACACTAACCATAAACCCCACCAAAACCCCAGTTAGAAAGCTGACCAAGGTCTTGACTTCTTAATACAACCCCAACCAAGACCATAACCAGAACCTAGTGTAACACTTACCATAAACCCAACCAAAACCCCAGTTAGAACCCCGACCAAGGTCTACACTCCTTAATACAACCCCAACCAAGACCATAACCAGAACCTAGTGTAACACTTACCATAAACCCAACCAAAACCCCTAGTTTGAACCCTGACCAAGATCGTAACTCCTTAATGCAACCCCAACCAAGACCATAACCAGAACCTAGTGTAAAATATTCATAAACCCAACCAAAACCCCAGTTAGAACCCTGACCAAGGTCTTGTCTCCTTAATACAAGACCATAACCAGAACCTAGTGTAACACTAACCATAAACCCCACCAAAACCCCAGTTAGAATGCTGACAAAAGGTCTTGACTTCTTAATACAACCCCAACCAAGACCATAACCAGAACCTAGTGTAACACTAACCATGAAGCCAACAAAAACCCCAGTTAGAACCCTGACCAAGATCTtgactccttaaaggcctactgaaatgaattttttttatttaaacgggaatagcagatccattctatgtgtcatacttgatcatttcgcgatattgccatatttttgctgaaaggatttagtagagaaaatcgacgataaagtttgcaacttttgctcgctgataaaaaaaagcctcgcctgtaccggaagtagcgtgacgtcacaggagctagtattcctcacaattccccattgtttacaatggagcgtgagagattcggaccgagaaagtgatgattaccccattaatttgagcgaggatgaaagattcgtagatgaggaacgttacagtgaaggactagagtgcagtgcaggacacatcttttttcgctctgaccgtaacttaggtacaagctggctcattggattccacactctctcctttttctattgtggatcacggatttgtattttaaaccacctcggatactatatcctcttgaaaatgagagtcgagcacgcgaaatggacattcacagtgacttttatctccaagacaatacatcggtgacacacttagctactgagctaacgtgatagcatcgttctcaaatgaagatagaagcaaaataaataaacccctgactggaaggatagacagaagatcaacaatactattaaaccatggacatgtaactacacggttaaaaattctcagcctggtaaggtttaacaatgctgttgctaacgacgctaaggctaatttagcaacttagcaaccggacctcacagaactatgataaaaacattagcgctccacctacgccagccagccctcatcttcccatcaacagccgtgctcacctgcgttccagcgatcgacggcgcgacgaaggacttcacctgtgggtttggcggcaagcatcggctaggcgtagtaagtagtccttgttgtgttgctgtaagtattgtacttagccgctaatacaccgatcgatcccacctacaacgttcttctttgcagtctccattgttcattaaacaaattgcaaaagattcaccaacacagatgtccagaatactgtggaattttgtcgaagaaaacaagaggtttctgtatcgggttcgacggggtccaaccacttccgtggattctgtgacgtcacgcacataaatcatatccaaaggagttttttaaccggaagtgtggcgggaattttaaaatgtcactttataagttaacccggccgtattggcatgtgttgcaatgttaagatttcatcattgatatataaactatcagactgcgtggtcgctagtagtggctttcagtaggcctttaatacaaccCCAATTAGAAGTTAGTGTAACCATGAACTCAACCAAAACCTTGGTTTCAACCCTAACCAAGACTTCAATACAATTAAAACTGAAACCAATCAAAACCGAACCCCAGATCTAGTCTACACCTAACCAAAAACCCAAAACTTAAACTAAAACAATCAAGACTGTAACAGAACCATGTCTAACCCATAACCGCCTGACCCAAAATCCAAACCCAACGTAAAACCTGTTCAAGACCCTAGTTTTAACTCCAGCCCCAGCCCTAAAAACTAACCCCAAGACTCTAACACTCCAACATTAACCCTAAGCAGAACATAGTCTAAAACTGACCCTAAATAAGAACCCAATATTAAAAATGCTCATACACCATAACCAATAACCTAGTTTTACCTTAACAAGACAATAAAACCACGACCAAACCCAACCAAAACCCTAACCAGATCTAGTGTACCCCTAACCAGAAACCCAAGACTAACTTCAACCAAAACACTATTCAAGACACTAACCAAGAACCTCATCCAACCCATAACCTCTAAATCTAAACCAACCTAAAACATATCCAAGACCCTAGTTTTAAAACTAGTCCCAGTCCTAAAACTAACCCCAACCAAGACATAACACTCCCAATACTAACTCAAAACAAAACCTTAAACAGAACCTAGTCGAACACTAACTAAAAACCCAAGACTAAACACAACCAAAACCCTAACTCGATATAATCTACGACTTACCAAAAACCTTAGACTAACTTCAACCAATACACTAATCAATACCCTAACCAGAACCTTGTCTAACTCATAACCCCTAATTCCAAACCTAACCTGAAACATACCAAAGACCCTAGTTTTAACTCGAGTCCCAGCCCTAAAACTAACCAACACTTACCCCAACCAAAACCAGAACATAGTCTAACACTAACTAAAATCCAAGACTAACCAACCTCAGCCCTAAAACTAACTCTTACCAAAACCTAAAGTAACACCAACCAATACCTTAGTTTTAACTCTTAAACTAACCTTGCCACTCTTATAGTAACAAGACTCTAACTGTTAGGGTTTTTGTTAGGGTCTAACACTAACTCCAACCCCAGCACTAACATGAAACCCAACCCACCCTAAACCTAAGCAATACCTTAAAAACTCCAACACTAACCCCAACCAAAACCCTAATCAACTAACATTAGCCCTAACCAGAACCTAATGTAACATCAACCAAAAACCCAAGAGTAACCCCAACCAAGACCTTAGTTTCATCTCTTAGACGGCCCCTAAAACTCTAACACAAACCAAGACCCGAACGGTTTGGGGTCTAACACTAGCACCAACCCAAACcataatcttaaaggcctacagaaatgaattttttttatttaaacgggaatagcagatccattctatgtgtcatacttgatcatttcgcgatattgccatatttttgctgaaaggatttagtagagaaaattgacgataaagttcgcaacttttgctcgctgataaaaaaaagtcttgcctgtaccggaagtagcgtgacgtcacaagcggtagtgctgctcacaattcccgttgtttacaatggagcgagagagattcggaccgagaaagtgatgattaccccattaatttgagcgaggatgaaagattcgtagatgaggaacgttacagtgaaggacttgagaggcagtgatggacgtatctttttccgctctgaccgtaacttaggtacaagctggctcattggattccacactctctcctttttctattgtggatcacggatttgtattttaaaaccattttaaatactatatcctcttaaaaatgagagtcgagaacgcgaaatggacattcacagtgactgaacatgtaaatacacgattaataattcagctttgcgaagctaaaaaaatagaagctaacctagctacgtagccaacgtgatagcatcagtctcaaatgcagatagaaactcaatttaaaaaaaacctgactggatggatagacagaagatcaataatactattaaaccatgaacatgtaaatacacgattaataatattccgcttggcgaagctaaaaaacagaagctaacctagctgcgtagctaacttagatgcggcggcaggcgttgtacgcttttgacgacaccccggccgccatcagagtcggcaagaaacatatatttccccaaagttactacgtgacatgcacatatcgacacgcacgtacgggcaagcgatcaaatgtttggaagccaaagctgtactcaccgtagtgcgtctgctatcctgctcaaaacacaacacaacctcctggtgttggtgttgctgtagtccgccgctccaccggctccaactttcttatttgcagtctccattgttcattaaacaaattgcaaaagattcagaatactgtggaattttgtcaaagaaaacaagaggcttttctatcgggtccgatggggtccaaccacttccgttgcttttgtgacgtcacgcgcataaatcatatccaaaggagtttttcaaccggaagtgtggcgggaattttaaaatgtcactttataagttaacccggccgtattggcatgtgttgcaatgttaagatttcatcattaatatataaactatcagactgcgtggttggtagtagtggctttcagtaggcctttaacggtttGGGGTCGAACACTAAGACCAACCCAAACCATGATCCTAACGGTTTGGGGTCTAACACTAGCACCAACCCAAACCATGATCCTAACGGGTTGGGATCTAACACTAGCACCAACCCAAACCATGATCCTAATGGTTTGGGGTCGAACACTGGCACCAACGCAAACCATGATCCTAACGGTTTGGGGTCTAACACTAGCACCAACCCAAACCATGATCTTAACGGTTTGGGGTCGAACACTAAGACCAACCCAAACCATGATCCTAACGGTTTGGGGTCTAACACTAGCACCAACCCAAACCATGATCTTAACGGTTTGGGGTCTAACACTAGCACCAACCCAAACCATGATCTTAACGGTTTGGGGTCGAACACTAAGACCAACCCAAACCATGATCCTAACGGTTTGGGGTCTAACACTAGCACCAACCCAAACCATGATCCTAACGGTTTGGGGTCCAACACTATTTCCAACCCAAACCATGATCCTAACAGTTTGGGGTCTAACACTAGCACCAACGCAAACCAGGATCCTAACGGTTTGGGGTCTAACACTAGCACCAACCCAAACCATGATCTTAACGATTTGGGGTCGAACACTAATACCAACCCAAACCATGATCCTAACGGTTTGGGGTCTAACACTAGCACCAACCCAAACCATGATCTTAACGGTTTGGGGTCTAACACTAGCACCAACCCAAACCATGATCTTAACGGTTTGGGGTCGAACACTAAGACCAACCCAAACCATGATCCTAACGGTTTGGGGTCTAACACTAGCACCAACCCAAACCATGATCCTAACGGTTTGGGGTCCAACACTATTTCCAACCCAAACCATGATCCTAACGGTTTGGGGTCTAACACTAGCACCAACCCAAACCATGATCTTAACGGTTTGGGGTCGAACACTAATACCAACCCAAACCATGATCCTAACGGTTTGGGGTCGAACACTAAGACCAACCCAAACCATGATCCTAACGGTTTGGGGTCTAACACTAGCACCAACCCAAACCATGATCCTAAAGGTTTGGGGTCCAACACTATTTCCAACCCAAACCATGATCCTAACGGTTTGGGGTCTAACACTAGCACCAACCCAAACCATGATCTTAACGGTTTGGGGTCGAACACTAATACCAACCCAAACCATGATCCTAACGGTTTGGGGTCGAACACTAAGACCAACCCAAACCATGATCCTAACGGTTTGGGGTCTAACACTAGCACCAACCCAAACCATGATCCTAACGGTTTGGGGTCCAACACTATTTCCAACCCAAACCATGATCCTAACGGTTTGGGGTCGAACACTAAGACCAACCCAAACCATGATCCTAACGGTTTGGGGTCTAACACTAGCACCAACCCAAACCATGATCCTAAAGGTTTGGGGTCCAACACTATTTCCAACCCAAACCATGATCCTAACGGTTTGGGGTCTAACACTAGCACCAACCCAAACCATGATCTTAACGGTTTGGGGTCGAACACTAATACCAACCCAAACCATGATCCTAACGGTTTGGGGTCGAACACTAAGACCAACCCAAACCATGATCCTAACGGTTTGGGGTCTAACACTAGCACCAACCCAAACCATGATCCTAACGGTTTGGGGTCCAACACTATTTCCAACCCAAACCATGATCCTAACGGTTTGGGGTCGAACACTAAGACCAACCCAAACCATGATCCTAACGGTTTGGGGTCTAACACTAGCACCAACCCAAACCAGGACCCTAACGGTTTGGGGTCTAACACTAGCACCACCCCAAACCAGGACCCTAACGGTTTGGGGTCTAACACTAGCACCAAACCAAACCAGGACCCTAACGGTTTGGGGTCTAACACTAGCACCACCCCAAACCAGGACACTAACGGTTTGGGGTCTAACACTAGCACCAACCCAAACCAGGACCCTAACGGTTTGGGGTCTAACACTAGCACCAACCCAAACGGTTTGGGGTCTAACACTAGCACCAACCCAAACCAGGACCCTAACGGTTTGGGGTCTAACACTAGCACAAACCAGGACCCTAACTAAAAACTCAACCCTCATGCCTCGttatttccatcttaaagatattaaaatggattaaaataaaagtacattatttaatgttgtattttattgTGGTGAGAACACACGAGTGTGCGCGAGCTTGCATCAGCACTACTGTTACCGacggatgcttttattttgtagctcTTGCTCTGTAATGCATTCCCAACTTCCTGTCCACCGCCTTTCCCCCAGTGTTCACGACCACGGTTATTCCGCTATTACAAGGTGACGCCATGTTCACGCTGGAGGAGGAAACAGGAAGTCAGTCAACTTCCTGTTTCCTCCACAGCGTCCTACAAATGTACGTTTGATCTCCTCCTTTCCTGCCTTCGTGATGCTTTGCTTTTCTGTCTCTGTGGAATAATAAAGTTTCATCAAGTGGAGTCGTCTTTCTAGTTTTTAACACCACaattgttgttaatattcatattcatatgggAGATGTTCTTACCTTTCAGCCctcaatcaaaaaataaaaagggatcccaccgtccatcccttccgggtgcccgtcttggttggggcccgCTGGGTCTAGCCCCCGCTGTTATGTTTAGCGGGAGGTggtgacggcacagaaccacaagggggagtaaagctctatgtatttatcatatatatatataataataaaccatAAATAATATCACCAAACAATAATATGCATTTAACAGGGGGAAATGGAGTCTGACTAgatccaaggtgtgtgtgtgtaattgggtgtattaccgtgatgtgttgggcgagaggagggacaaagcaGGAAGGCAGTCTGTGGGCAAGCAGAGAGTCGGGGGCTAAGCGGGGCGAAGAAGGTCCGTGTCCATgtgagaggtcgagatccaaacaGGCAGCCAGAGAACCACAGACGAAAAACGAGGAAGACGAGACGCACATCTCGCCACGCAGGAACGGGGATTTCCTGCAGGAACGACAGGACATAGGACAACGCACAATGAAACTCGGAGGGGGAAAACACACAAAGAGAGAGAGGTTTCTTAGAGCTAGGACATTGCTTACGGTACCAACAGAAGATTGCTACGTTCTggccaggatccttgggtccactggtctttatacagctcgccctcatcagtcccaggtgtgcagattgctgatcgcccacagccttgccggcatgtgggcgtgacgtGGCCAGCGCGAGCCGGGGCGTGTCTCGGCGCGCTGCCAACGGAGGTGCTagcagacccagctgccggagaaaagcgggttcgagcccgcgccgtgacacccGCATCCATTGTGGcagcttggtgctgcaaggtattcAGGGGTGCTGCAAatcggccagctgctggggtagtgaccttgtgtgtcagcatgtctgtgatcttcttttaatgtatttttttatatattttatttttgttattattatttatattttattttttaatcattattattattattctttactataatttttgtttgttgtgtgtcttctttttatttcatttttaattatcttttttgtgtgtgtcagcatgtctgtgatcttcttttaatgtattttttatatattttatttttgttattatttgtattttattttttaatcattattattattcttatttactattatttttgtattttttttgtgtgtcttctttaaaaaaaatgttttatatatatatttttttaattattataattattatttgtattttattttataataattattcttatttacttt from Entelurus aequoreus isolate RoL-2023_Sb linkage group LG27, RoL_Eaeq_v1.1, whole genome shotgun sequence includes the following:
- the LOC133644339 gene encoding uncharacterized protein LOC133644339, which codes for MLTHKVTTPAAGRFAAPLNTLQHQAATMDAGVTARARTRFSPAAGSASTSVGSAPRHAPARAGHVTPTCRQGCGRSAICTPGTDEGELYKDQWTQGSWPERSNLLLVPKSPFLRGEMCVSSSSFFVCGSLAACLDLDLSHGHGPSSPRLAPDSLLAHRLPSCFVPPLAQHITRGLDPAGPNQDGHPEGMDGGIPFYFLIEG